A genomic stretch from Kovacikia minuta CCNUW1 includes:
- a CDS encoding transposase yields the protein METILQHAQALVYSLLCLMPSADQKASLKALLGLFLDAQGHALPAHTCVKSPSALSRFLNHYRWSTRQVIRTTRQAILQQIATHLPHAKIPIRILIDLTTLEKSGKFRQLSTPTSDPDHPDPWVRFLNGKRGLHLVVLYLVVGEWRVPWSFRVWRGKGYASPAQLGCKLLATVPQSLLKGRVVLVQADTEFGTVEFLNAVRQRSWRLVVGLRSNRTLQDGRCLKDLYRHAKRGLQVVLKDIDYPLTVSWFWLKRADNKRELRFVASTYPYSGAYLVQLGRKRWAIEGFFKTAKHQFGLHCFGQSTQLGVYRWLILSLIAYLLAHWIDQWSLPSVLDWKIASRLAVETLLPSIVWFQLLKQIRRSTDIAAQYGFEITLKSLPDPAYWERCKI from the coding sequence ATGGAAACCATTCTTCAACACGCCCAAGCATTAGTGTATAGCCTTCTCTGCTTGATGCCCAGTGCCGATCAAAAAGCTAGTCTCAAGGCTCTATTGGGGCTGTTTCTAGACGCTCAAGGTCATGCTTTACCCGCCCATACCTGTGTCAAATCCCCCAGTGCGTTAAGTCGTTTTCTCAACCACTATCGTTGGTCTACTCGACAGGTGATTCGCACCACTCGACAGGCGATTTTGCAGCAGATTGCCACTCATCTGCCTCATGCCAAAATACCGATCCGGATTTTGATTGACTTAACAACCTTAGAAAAAAGTGGCAAGTTTCGGCAGTTGAGTACACCAACCTCAGATCCCGATCACCCCGACCCCTGGGTGCGCTTTTTGAATGGTAAACGAGGTCTGCACCTGGTTGTCCTCTACCTGGTCGTGGGGGAGTGGCGAGTGCCCTGGAGCTTTCGGGTTTGGCGAGGCAAGGGCTATGCTAGTCCGGCTCAGTTGGGGTGCAAGTTGTTGGCAACGGTGCCCCAGTCCCTGCTCAAGGGGCGAGTGGTGCTGGTGCAAGCCGATACCGAGTTTGGCACCGTTGAGTTTCTCAATGCCGTTCGCCAACGCTCTTGGCGGTTAGTCGTGGGTCTCAGGAGCAATCGCACCCTGCAAGATGGTCGCTGCCTCAAAGACCTTTACCGGCACGCGAAGCGGGGTCTCCAGGTGGTTCTCAAGGACATCGACTATCCCCTCACTGTCTCCTGGTTTTGGCTGAAGCGAGCGGATAACAAACGAGAATTACGATTTGTCGCCTCCACCTATCCGTATTCTGGGGCGTATCTCGTCCAGTTGGGGCGCAAGCGTTGGGCAATTGAAGGCTTTTTCAAAACTGCCAAGCATCAGTTTGGTTTGCATTGCTTTGGTCAAAGCACCCAGTTAGGCGTGTATCGTTGGTTGATTTTGTCGCTGATTGCTTACTTGTTGGCGCATTGGATAGATCAATGGTCACTTCCGTCTGTACTGGACTGGAAGATTGCCAGTCGCTTGGCAGTTGAAACGTTATTGCCCTCGATTGTCTGGTTTCAATTACTTAAACAGATCCGAAGGAGCACAGATATTGCCGCACAATATGGCTTTGAAATTACGCTCAAATCATTGCCTGACCCAGCTTACTGGGAAAGGTGCAAGATCTGA